A genome region from Camelina sativa cultivar DH55 chromosome 10, Cs, whole genome shotgun sequence includes the following:
- the LOC104719395 gene encoding homeobox-leucine zipper protein HAT5: MESNSFYFDPSASQHGNMFFLGNLNPGGARSMMMINIEETSKRRPFFSSPEDLYDEEYYDDQLPEKKRRLTSEQVHLLEKSFETENKLEPERKTQLAKKLGLQPRQVAVWFQNRRARWKTKQLERDYDLLKSTYDQLLSNYDSIVKDNDKLRSEVTSLTEKLLGNEEEANNELTPGRQVPELNQLDPVYLNPAAIKTEDRLSSGSVGSAVLDEDAPQLLDSCDSYFPSLVPIHSQQDNNACDNDRACFSDVFVPTTSPSHHHGESLGFWAWP, translated from the exons atggaaTCCAATTCGTTTTATTTCGATCCATCAGCCTCACAACATGGCAACATGTTCTTCCTAGGGAATCTCAATCCAG GAGGAGCAagatcgatgatgatgataaacatTGAGGAAACATCAAAGCGAAGGCCCTTCTTTAGCTCCCCTGAGGATCTCTACGATGAGGAATATTACGACGACCAGTTGCCCGAAAAGAAGCGTCGCCTCACTTCCGAACAA gtgcatctGTTGGAGAAAAGCTTCGAGACAGAGAACAAGCTGGAGCCAGAACGCAAGACTCAGCTTGCCAAGAAGCTTGGTCTACAGCCGAGACAAGTGGCCGTGTGGTTTCAAAACCGCCGGGCTCGTTGGAAAACAAAACAGCTCGAGAGAGACTACGATCTTCTCAAGTCCACTTACGACCAACTCCTCTCTAACTACGACTCCATCGTCAAGGACAACGATAAGCTCAGATCCGAG GTTACTTCACTGACCGAAAAGCTTCTGggcaacgaagaagaagctaataATGAACTAACTCCGGGTCGTCAAGTCCCCGAACTCAACCAACTTGATCCGGTATACCTAAACCCAGCGGCAATCAAAACCGAGGACCGGTTAAGTTCAGGGAGTGTTGGGAGTGCCGTACTTGACGAAGACGCACCTCAACTACTAGACAGCTGTGACTCTTACTTCCCCAGCCTCGTACCCATCCACTCCCAACAAGACAACAACGCCTGTGATAATGACCGGGCCTGTTTCTCCGACGTCTTTGTGCCCACCACTTCACCGTCGCACCATCACGGCGAATCATTGGGATTCTGGGCTTGGCCTTAA
- the LOC104719397 gene encoding peptidyl-prolyl cis-trans isomerase CYP38, chloroplastic isoform X2, with the protein MAASFASVPTFSFVNSSRFPRKRFDFSCSKKTLDDVRSCSSGNNKQERGAFSSLKECALSLALSVGLISAVPSISSPPDAYAVAANPAIPDVSVLISGPPIKDPGALLRYALPIDNKAIREVQKPLEDITDSLKIAGVKALDSVERNVRQASRSLQQGKTMIVAGFAESKKDHGNEMIEKLEAGMQDMLKIVEDRKRDAVAPKQKEILKYVGGIEEDMVDGFPYEVPEEYRNMPLLKGRASVDMKVKIKDNPNLEECVFRIVLDGYNAPVTAGNFVDLVERHFYDGMEIQRSDGFVVQTGDPEGPAEGFIDPSTEKTRTVPLEIMVTGKKTPFYGSTLEELGLYKAQVMLPFNAFGTMAMAREEFENDSGSSQVFWLLKESELTPSNSNILDGRYAVFGYVTDNEDFLADLKVGDVIESIQVVSGLENLANPSYKIAG; encoded by the exons ATGGCGGCATCGTTTGCTTCTGTTCCCACATTTAGTTTCGTCAATTCCTCCAGGTTTCCCCgaaaaagattcgatttttccTGCTCTAAAAAAACCCTCGACGACGTTCGCTCTTGTTCTTCCGGCAACAACAAGCAGGAG AGAGGAGCATTCTCATCATTGAAAGAGTGTGCTCTTTCGTTAGCTTTATCAGTCGGTCTAATATCTGCAGTTCCTTCTATTTCTTCGCCTCCCGATGCTTACGCTGTGGCGGCGAATCCAGCGATTCCAGATGTTTCAGTGTTGATCTCTGGTCCTCCGATCAAAGATCCAGGAGCTTTGTTACGATATGCATTGCCCATTGACAACAAAGCCATCAGAGAAGTTCAGAAGCCTCTTGAGGATATCACTGATAGCCTCAAGATTGCTGGTGTTAAGGCTCTCGATTCTGTTGAACGG AATGTGAGGCAGGCAAGTCGATCGTTGCAGCAAGGCAAAACTATGATAGTGGCAGGTTTTGCTGAATCGAAGAAGGATCATGGCAATGAGATGATCGAAAAGTTGGAAGCTGGGATGCAAGATATGCTCAAGATTGTGGAAGATCGGAAAAGAGATGCGGTTGCTCCAAAACAGAAAGAGATTCTCAAATATGTTGGCGG AATAGAAGAGGATATGGTTGATGGCTTCCCATATGAAGTCCCCGAAGAGTATCGGAACATGCCTCTTCTCAAGGGAAGAGCCAGTGTGGACATGAAGGTCAAGATCAAGGACAATCCCAACCTCGAGGAATGTGTCTTCCGCATTGTTCTTGATGGTTATAACGCCCCTGTTACCGCCGGCAACTTTGTGGACTTGGTAGAGCGCCATTTCTATGATGGCATGGAGATCCAGAGAT CTGATGGGTTTGTGGTACAAACCGGAGATCCAGAAGGTCCTGCAGAAGGATTCATCGATCCAAGCACAGAGAAAACGCGGACAGTTCCTCTAGAGATTATGGTGACTGGAAAGAAAACGCCTTTCTACGGCTCAACTCTTGAA GAACTGGGTCTCTACAAGGCTCAGGTTATGCTTCCTTTCAACGCATTTGGTACAATGGCAATGGCAAGAGAa GAGTTTGAGAATGACTCGGGATCAAGCCAAGTGTTCTGGCTGCTTAAAGAGAGTGAGCTGACACCAAGCAATTCCAACATCTTGGATGGTCGTTACGCAGTCTTTGGTTATGTTACTGATAACGAAGACTTTCTTGCTGATCTTAAAGTCGGTGATGTTATTGAATCCATTCAAGTTGTCTCCGGTTTAGAGAATCTCGCTAATCCCAGTTACAAAATCGCCGGTTAA
- the LOC104719397 gene encoding peptidyl-prolyl cis-trans isomerase CYP38, chloroplastic isoform X1, translating into MAASFASVPTFSFVNSSRFPRKRFDFSCSKKTLDDVRSCSSGNNKQERGAFSSLKECALSLALSVGLIAAVPSISSPPDAYAVAANPAIPDVSVLISGPPIKDPGALLRYALPIDNKAIREVQKPLEDITDSLKIAGVKALDSVERNVRQASRSLQQGKTMIVAGFAESKKDHGNEMIEKLEAGMQDMLKIVEDRKRDAVAPKQKEILKYVGGIEEDMVDGFPYEVPEEYRNMPLLKGRASVDMKVKIKDNPNLEECVFRIVLDGYNAPVTAGNFVDLVERHFYDGMEIQRSDGFVVQTGDPEGPAEGFIDPSTEKTRTVPLEIMVTGKKTPFYGSTLEELGLYKAQVMLPFNAFGTMAMAREEFENDSGSSQVFWLLKESELTPSNSNILDGRYAVFGYVTDNEDFLADLKVGDVIESIQVVSGLENLANPSYKIAG; encoded by the exons ATGGCGGCATCGTTTGCTTCTGTTCCCACATTTAGTTTCGTCAATTCCTCCAGGTTTCCCCgaaaaagattcgatttttccTGCTCTAAAAAAACCCTCGACGACGTTCGCTCTTGTTCTTCCGGCAACAACAAGCAGGAG AGAGGAGCATTCTCATCATTGAAAGAGTGTGCTCTTTCGTTAGCTTTATCAGTCGGTCTAATAGCTGCAG TTCCTTCTATTTCTTCGCCTCCCGATGCTTACGCTGTGGCGGCGAATCCAGCGATTCCAGATGTTTCAGTGTTGATCTCTGGTCCTCCGATCAAAGATCCAGGAGCTTTGTTACGATATGCATTGCCCATTGACAACAAAGCCATCAGAGAAGTTCAGAAGCCTCTTGAGGATATCACTGATAGCCTCAAGATTGCTGGTGTTAAGGCTCTCGATTCTGTTGAACGG AATGTGAGGCAGGCAAGTCGATCGTTGCAGCAAGGCAAAACTATGATAGTGGCAGGTTTTGCTGAATCGAAGAAGGATCATGGCAATGAGATGATCGAAAAGTTGGAAGCTGGGATGCAAGATATGCTCAAGATTGTGGAAGATCGGAAAAGAGATGCGGTTGCTCCAAAACAGAAAGAGATTCTCAAATATGTTGGCGG AATAGAAGAGGATATGGTTGATGGCTTCCCATATGAAGTCCCCGAAGAGTATCGGAACATGCCTCTTCTCAAGGGAAGAGCCAGTGTGGACATGAAGGTCAAGATCAAGGACAATCCCAACCTCGAGGAATGTGTCTTCCGCATTGTTCTTGATGGTTATAACGCCCCTGTTACCGCCGGCAACTTTGTGGACTTGGTAGAGCGCCATTTCTATGATGGCATGGAGATCCAGAGAT CTGATGGGTTTGTGGTACAAACCGGAGATCCAGAAGGTCCTGCAGAAGGATTCATCGATCCAAGCACAGAGAAAACGCGGACAGTTCCTCTAGAGATTATGGTGACTGGAAAGAAAACGCCTTTCTACGGCTCAACTCTTGAA GAACTGGGTCTCTACAAGGCTCAGGTTATGCTTCCTTTCAACGCATTTGGTACAATGGCAATGGCAAGAGAa GAGTTTGAGAATGACTCGGGATCAAGCCAAGTGTTCTGGCTGCTTAAAGAGAGTGAGCTGACACCAAGCAATTCCAACATCTTGGATGGTCGTTACGCAGTCTTTGGTTATGTTACTGATAACGAAGACTTTCTTGCTGATCTTAAAGTCGGTGATGTTATTGAATCCATTCAAGTTGTCTCCGGTTTAGAGAATCTCGCTAATCCCAGTTACAAAATCGCCGGTTAA
- the LOC104720534 gene encoding serine/threonine-protein kinase STY8-like, whose translation MKEKAESGGGVGYVRADQIDLKSLDEQLQRHLSRAWTMEKRKSLSDGEDNVNNTRHNQNSFGHRQLVFQRPLLGGGYSNNNNNDIIRSTEVGRSRREWEIDPSKLIVKSVIARGTFGTVHRGIYDGQDVAVKLLDWGEEGHRSDAEIASLRAAFTQEVAVWHKLDHPNVTKFIGAAMGTSEMSIQTENGHMGMPNNVCCVVVEYCPGGALKSFLIKTRRRKLAFKVVIQLSLDLARGLSYLHSQKIVHRDVKTENMLLDKSRILKIADFGVARLEASNPNDMTGETGTLGYMAPEVLNGSPYNRKCDVYSFGICLWEIYCCDMPYPDLSFSEVTSAVVRQVFQYNLFS comes from the exons ATGAAGGAGAAGGCGGAGAGTGGCGGGGGAGTAGGATACGTGAGAGCAGATCAGATAGATTTAAAGAGTCTGGACGAGCAGCTGCAGAGACACTTAAGCAGAGCATGGAcgatggagaagaggaagagtttgAGTGATGGCGAAGACAACGTAAATAATACCCGACATAACCAGAACAGCTTCGGACATCGACAGCTTGTGTTTCAGAGACCGCTTCTTGGTGGTGGatatagcaacaacaacaacaacgacataATTAGGTCGACGGAGGTTGGGAGGTCAAGAAGAGAGTGGGAGATTGATCCTTCTAAGCTTATCGTAAAAAGTGTGATTGCTCGAGGTACTTTTGGTACGGTTCACCGTGGAATCTACGATGGTCAAGATGTCGCCG TGAAACTACTAGACTGGGGAGAAGAGGGTCACAGGTCAGACGCAGAGATAGCTTCGCTTAGAGCTGCTTTCACTCAAGAAGTAGCTGTTTGGCATAAGCTTGACCACCCCAATGTTACCAAG ttcataGGAGCGGCGATGGGGACATCGGAGATGAGCATACAGACGGAAAACGGACACATGGGAATGCCGAATAACGTATGCTGCGTTGTGGTTGAGTATTGCCCCGGCGGCGCACTCAAGTCATTCCTCATCAAAACTCGCCGCCGCAAACTCGCCTTCAAAGTCGTTATCCAACTCTCCCTTGATCTTGCTCGCGG GTTGAGTTACTTGCACTCTCAGAAGATTGTGCATAGAGACGTGAAAACGGAGAACATGCTTTTGGACAAGTCACGCATCTTAAAGATTGCAGATTTCGGTGTGGCTCGCCTCGAGGCCTCCAACCCTAACGACATGACCGGTGAGACCGGAACCTTGGGCTACATGGCTCCCGAGGTGTTAAATGGGAGTCCCTACAACAGAAAGTGCGATGTGTATAGCTTCGGGATATGTCTATGGGAGATTTACTGTTGCGACATGCCTTATCCTGACCTCAGCTTCTCAGAAGTCACCTCCGCCGTCGTCCGCCAGGTTTTTCAATATAACCTTTTTTCGTAG
- the LOC104719398 gene encoding transcription factor WER-like isoform X1: protein MRKKISGEEGNQEYKKGLWTVEEDKILMDYVKAQGKGHWNRIAKKTGLKRCGKSCRLRWMNYLSPNVKRGHFTDQEEDLIIRLHKLLGNRWSLIAKRVPGRTDNQVKNYWNTHLSKKIGIENQTIKSISNQMNNLGNMTDASEERLLNVKFDNKSILGDERLLMSEGLGLLHQASSSLWGHHEDAFEPNTLTYMMDFIDGQCY, encoded by the exons atgagaaaaaagataagtggagaagaaggaaaccaagagtaTAAGAAAGGTTTGTGGACAGTTGAGGAGGACAAGATCCTCATGGATTATGTCAAAGCCCAGGGCAAAGGCCACTGGAACCGCATTGCCAAAAAGactg GTTTGAAGAGATGTGGAAAGAGCTGTAGATTGAGATGGATGAACTATCTTAGTCCAAACGTGAAGAGAGGCCATTTCACTgaccaagaagaagatcttATCATTAGACTCCACAAGTTGCTTGGTAATag GTGGTCTTTGATAGCTAAAAGAGTTCCAGGTCGAACGGACAATCAAGTGAAGAACTATTGGAATACACatctaagtaaaaaaattggaatagaaaatcaaacaatcaaatcgATCAGCAATCAGATGAACAATTTGGGGAATATGACAGATGCATCCGAAGAAAGAttattgaatgtgaaatttgataataaaagcATTCTCGGGGATGAGAGACTGCTTATGAGCGAAGGTCTTGGCCTTCTCCATCAAGCGAGTTCGTCGCTTTGGGGTCATCATGAGGATGCTTTTGAGCCTAACACACTCACCTACATGATGGATTTCATTGATGGACAatgttattaa
- the LOC104719398 gene encoding transcription factor WER-like isoform X2 encodes MSKPRAKATGTALPKRLRCGKSCRLRWMNYLSPNVKRGHFTDQEEDLIIRLHKLLGNRWSLIAKRVPGRTDNQVKNYWNTHLSKKIGIENQTIKSISNQMNNLGNMTDASEERLLNVKFDNKSILGDERLLMSEGLGLLHQASSSLWGHHEDAFEPNTLTYMMDFIDGQCY; translated from the exons ATGTCAAAGCCCAGGGCAAAGGCCACTGGAACCGCATTGCCAAAAAGactg AGATGTGGAAAGAGCTGTAGATTGAGATGGATGAACTATCTTAGTCCAAACGTGAAGAGAGGCCATTTCACTgaccaagaagaagatcttATCATTAGACTCCACAAGTTGCTTGGTAATag GTGGTCTTTGATAGCTAAAAGAGTTCCAGGTCGAACGGACAATCAAGTGAAGAACTATTGGAATACACatctaagtaaaaaaattggaatagaaaatcaaacaatcaaatcgATCAGCAATCAGATGAACAATTTGGGGAATATGACAGATGCATCCGAAGAAAGAttattgaatgtgaaatttgataataaaagcATTCTCGGGGATGAGAGACTGCTTATGAGCGAAGGTCTTGGCCTTCTCCATCAAGCGAGTTCGTCGCTTTGGGGTCATCATGAGGATGCTTTTGAGCCTAACACACTCACCTACATGATGGATTTCATTGATGGACAatgttattaa